Below is a window of Zygotorulaspora mrakii chromosome 3, complete sequence DNA.
AAGGTGCGAGTAGCGATAACTTTTACCTTATTCAAAACGGCTTATTACGTGCTGCTCACGCAACAGActgcattcaaaaattataCAATTTGTTGTTTACTTCTActttatattttgttaTTATGTGAATATAGAATGAGGAAGCGCGATTACAGAACGATAAGATTGCGTTGCTTAGATCTTTTCTTCGTCCACACCATGTTTCCAGATGGCAACAAATGGGGTAACACCGTCTTCACGGTAGTTCAACATGACGATCATGGCATCTGGGTCCATAGATTCACCAGTGTAGAATTCCCAGTCTTTAAAAGAACCAATAACTTTCTTGGCGTAAGCTTGGGCACCCTTTTCGAAAGTTGGAATAGCATCTGGGTTAGTGTCTTGCAATTTGCTCTTGACAGACTTCATGTAACCCTTGATGTAAGTCAAGAAGGATTTTTTGTCGAAGGCAGTTGGTTGCAAACGGAAAGAGTGAACAACGTTGTTGACAACTTCAGAaccatcatcaatgtcatcACCACCGTCTTCAGCGGAAGGGTTTGCACCGATATCAACGTTGTCACCACCAACCTTGACCATAGCACAGTCAGCTTCGTAGATGGCACCATCGACCTCCTTCAAGTCGTAGGCATCGGACAATAATTCGTCACCAGAGAAAATATCTTTGTAAATTAGCATTGCGAATCACGAAACAGTATGTAAATCAGAACCTAGGCATTATGTTAGTGATTGAAAGTGAAGAGGTAGGAATATATTGGTGAAATGTTATATAAAATTTTGCCAGGTGGGTTAGATTTCCTCATTCTGGATGGGCcgaaaaagatgaaaaaaaattttcaacgTTAACGTGAAGAGTGATGCAAACGCGATGAGCTGTATGTGATGAGTTCAATACAGTTACTCTGTGGAATTGTATATATCCCAGACCTGTGACGCTATTTGCTCTGGGGTACATGTACCGAAAGTGCTGGCGAGCTTCTGAAGGTGCGATTGCCCATCGCATTCTAAGCCTTTGAGCATATCTGTGGCAGGGACTAGGCCGGGTGAGATTGATACGATAGCGATGTTGCAGGGGTTTACCTCTTGCGCCACTACTTTGGTGTATTGGGACAATGCAGCCTTTGATGCTGCGTATACTGAGGTCCCTGGAACTGTGAGGTCAGACGTGGCAAGAACGGAACAAATGTTGATTATGCAGGGCCGATTCGTGCGTGTGTCAGCGCGAGTTCGTTTGCGATTCTTGATCATCTGTTTCAGAGTCATATTAGTTAGGCTTACGCTGCTCATGAAGTTCACGTTCATTAATTTCGTAATTGTGTCGACATCTGTTCTAACACTTAGGGACTGCTGTGTGATTCCAGCGCAGTTGACTAAAAGAGTGGGTTGATAAATTGTATCACTATCCTTCCACATGTCATATAATGGAAAGTAGCCGGACTTGTTCTCGTGGTAATCTATGCCGAAGTGCTTCTCGCTTGCGGTCCATTGCGGCCATTGACTTAGATCTATTGCTAGCGAGCGATGTCTTTGTTTCTCGTGTATAAGCATTAGTGGGTCATCAAGTTTAATCCCTTCGATGCTCTTCTTGGAAGAAGCTATGGCAATACAGCTTATGCCCTCCCTTGACAATCTATTGACTATAGATTTTCCAATACCTCTTGAAGCACCAGTGACAATTGCGACCGGAAGAACATTTGTCATTAAGAGAGCAGGCAAGGTTTCTGTTGACAGGGGTCTTTTGCCGCACAGTAAGtgttcctttttttttttcaagtcgAATGTTATTATAGTAAAGCAACACAAAACATAACCGTTTTTTACATCTTTAAACAAGTTAACATATACATATATGCAGAGACATTCAACTATTGAATGTCTGAACTATCCCAGAGCCTGAATAGTTACGACTTATTGTACTAAATACATTATCCCATACTTTTTTATACAAGAAATCAGAAGATACCTTTTACTAAGTTTAGTAGAACCCTCTTGATGCTTGAGATGTGTAATCGTAGCCAGTGTAGCCATATGCCATACCTTGCTGAGCAGCAGCAGCGGCTGCGGCAGCTgcttgttgttgttgctgttgaaattgatagtattgttgaaattgaaccTGCTGTGGATTCATCGGTTGCTGACCATTTTGAGATGCTAGATTGCCTTGTCCTTGTTGTTGTGAAGATTGTGCCTGTTGAGCTTGAGCTTGAGCTTGTTGAGCTTGCTGAGCTTGCTGAACTTGCTGAGCTTGTTGAGCCTGTTGAGCCTGTTGAGCCTGTTGAGCCTGCAGTTGCTGAATATCTTCAGCTTGCTGTGATGGTGATTGAGATTGTACTGGACTTTGTTGACCCTGTCTACCCTGACCCTGTCTACCTTGTGCTTGTTGTGGTTGGTAGTAGTTGTATCCAGCTTTTGGAACTTGATAAGGATATTGACCAGCCATACCATATTGTGGTTGAGCATATGGAAAGGACTGTTGGTAGAAATGAGCATAATATGGCATGAAAGTACCACCATAAggttgctgttgctgttgctgttgttgtggTTGGGCATGGGAAGTAGCTGGAGATGCTGTGCTAGCGGTTGCCATATCAGGTGTTCCTGCAGCAGCAGCCTGACCATAGCCTTGAGGCAAATGGTAAAGGTTTGACCCAGAAGCTCCACTAGTaccagcagcagcagcaccTTGTTGCGTTGGCTGTTGATACTGTTGTTGACCGTAGTAGCTTTGAGAGTCGAACATGCCAGGGTAGGAATAACCTGgaaattgattttgatacATGTAATATTGCTGTTGAGCAGCATTAGCGCCtggctgctgctgttgctgttgattttcagcatattgctgttgctgttgctgttgtggttgttgctgctgctgttgttgtgACAAAtattgctgttgttgctgttgataaTATGCTTCCTCTTGCTGTTTAACATCAATACCTTCCACAATTGGTTGTTCTTGCTTTTCAACTTGTACTTCGACTTGAACAGGTTCCTGTGGTGAGTTTGCAATTGTTGATTCTGTTATAGTGATTGTCTCTTCCACTGGAACAGCCTTGACATCATCTTGAACAGTAGATTCTTGCTGTTTCTGctcttgattttgttgctgctgttgttgttgcagTTCATCGCTTTTGCCACTtccattttcttgtttaGCTTCTTTCTCTTGCTCGAGTTGTTGATCAAGACTTTCATCCTGGGGTTTTTCCTGTtcttgctgctgttgttgtggACTACCTAATGGTTCCAAAAGAGTTTGATCTGATTTTACGACTTCATCAGC
It encodes the following:
- the TMA19 gene encoding Tma19p (similar to Saccharomyces cerevisiae TMA19 (YKL056C); ancestral locus Anc_2.584), with translation MLIYKDIFSGDELLSDAYDLKEVDGAIYEADCAMVKVGGDNVDIGANPSAEDGGDDIDDGSEVVNNVVHSFRLQPTAFDKKSFLTYIKGYMKSVKSKLQDTNPDAIPTFEKGAQAYAKKVIGSFKDWEFYTGESMDPDAMIVMLNYREDGVTPFVAIWKHGVDEEKI
- the OAR1 gene encoding 3-oxoacyl-[acyl-carrier-protein] reductase (NADPH) (similar to Saccharomyces cerevisiae OAR1 (YKL055C); ancestral locus Anc_2.585); protein product: MTNVLPVAIVTGASRGIGKSIVNRLSREGISCIAIASSKKSIEGIKLDDPLMLIHEKQRHRSLAIDLSQWPQWTASEKHFGIDYHENKSGYFPLYDMWKDSDTIYQPTLLVNCAGITQQSLSVRTDVDTITKLMNVNFMSSVSLTNMTLKQMIKNRKRTRADTRTNRPCIINICSVLATSDLTVPGTSVYAASKAALSQYTKVVAQEVNPCNIAIVSISPGLVPATDMLKGLECDGQSHLQKLASTFGTCTPEQIASQVWDIYNSTE
- the DEF1 gene encoding DNA damage-responsive RNA polymerase-degradation factor DEF1 (similar to Saccharomyces cerevisiae DEF1 (YKL054C); ancestral locus Anc_2.586), with protein sequence MSSQFRKSSHNKKLNPEVKFKLETLTELFPDWTNDDLIDLVHEYDDLETIIDKITSGAATKWDEVKKPSKKERQEKKQEQLQLQQQQSLSVQEQDGGSSHHSSITHGHHSHTHSHHSKSAQNGSSVSGPKFSNSSSGARSKRGGQSQSAGGAQQGTRATRHNEDGSKSVANASRSKPVTNSSSWAAIASSENKKKSHEAKDPVGDEEEFPEEKKVLDESIDERKVDEPKTNETIETSSLSKTNKPVPNASTPSNVEKPKKMSWAAIASPKPKIVQKKPSAFSNVNGLRKEVESIAKADEVVKSDQTLLEPLGSPQQQQQEQEKPQDESLDQQLEQEKEAKQENGSGKSDELQQQQQQQNQEQKQQESTVQDDVKAVPVEETITITESTIANSPQEPVQVEVQVEKQEQPIVEGIDVKQQEEAYYQQQQQQYLSQQQQQQQPQQQQQQQYAENQQQQQQPGANAAQQQYYMYQNQFPGYSYPGMFDSQSYYGQQQYQQPTQQGAAAAGTSGASGSNLYHLPQGYGQAAAAGTPDMATASTASPATSHAQPQQQQQQQQPYGGTFMPYYAHFYQQSFPYAQPQYGMAGQYPYQVPKAGYNYYQPQQAQGRQGQGRQGQQSPVQSQSPSQQAEDIQQLQAQQAQQAQQAQQAQQVQQAQQAQQAQAQAQQAQSSQQQGQGNLASQNGQQPMNPQQVQFQQYYQFQQQQQQAAAAAAAAAQQGMAYGYTGYDYTSQASRGFY